One Loxodonta africana isolate mLoxAfr1 chromosome 8, mLoxAfr1.hap2, whole genome shotgun sequence DNA window includes the following coding sequences:
- the FMC1 gene encoding protein FMC1 homolog: MAALGSPARTWRGLLRELRYLSAATGRPYRDTAAYRYLVKAFRAHRVTGEQLCRAQHELHFQAAAYLCLLRSVREHVALHREFHGQGERSVEESAGLVGLQLPRQPGGKGWEP, from the exons ATGGCGGCGTTGGGGTCGCCAGCGCGCACGTGGCGGGGCCTTCTGCGGGAGCTGCGCTACCTGAGCGCAGCCACCGGCCGGCCCTATCGCGACACCGCGGCCTATCGGTACCTCGTGAAGGCTTTCCGTGCACATCGG GTCACCGGGGAGCAGTTGTGCAGAGCCCAACACGAGCTTCACTTCCAAGCCGCCGCCTACCTCTGCCTGCTGCGCAGTGTCCGGGAGCACGTGGCCCTGCACCGGGAATTTCACGGCCAGGGCGAGCGCTCCGTGGAGGAGTCCGCGGGCCTGGTGGGTCTCCAGCTGCCCCGGCAGCCTGGAGGGAAGGGCTGGGAGCCGTGA